The following nucleotide sequence is from Methanolinea sp..
CTGCCACAGGGGACAAATCGGTTTCCCTTTTTCTCGATCATGATGATGAGGGTTCCGGAAGGAAGGCCAATATCCACAATCTGTTTCCCCACCGGCCTGGACTCCGGCTGCACAATAAGCTCTATCAGATCGTTCCCCGGCGCACATCCATCGCCGAGGCTCATTGCCAGCCTGGGAGTATACTCCATGGGATCTGATACGCCCAGGCGGCGGGCAACAAAGGGGATCGATGTACCATGCAGGAGCGCAGAGGTTATGACGATGAAGAAAACAACGTTGAAGATTATCTCGGCCTGCGGGATGCCTGCAATAAGGGGAAACGTAGCAAGCACAATCGGTACAGCCCCTCTCAATCCAACCCAGGATACCATGACCTTATCCCGAAGAGCCATCTTCCATGGGGAGAGGGAGATGAAGACGGCAGCAGGGCGTGCGACAAATAAGAGGAACAGTGAGAAAACCATTCCAACCCCGGCAAGGGCTACGAGTTTGGAGGGGAATACCAGCAGACCCAGTGTGAGAAACATCGCGATCTGCATCAGCCAGGCGACACCCTCGTGAAATCTCATCAGGCTGTTCTTGTGAACGAACATGCTGTTGCCAAAGATCAGCCCTGCGATGTACACGGCAAGGAACCCGCTTCCTCCGAGAGATGCGGTAATCCCGTATGTCATCATGACAATAGCGAGAGTGAGGACTGGATAAAGTCCTTCAAACTCGAGCTTGAGCCGGTTAATGAAATAGACCATCGCCTTTCCCATCACATATCCACTGATTCCTCCCACAACCATCTGCTGGATAAACAAAGGGACCAGGGCGAGTATCGACAGTTCCGGGTTGAGGATGAGGGTAATGGCCCCGATGGTCAAGAAGACCGCCATCGGGTCGTTGCTTGCAGACTCTAATTCGAGAAGAGGGCGCAGAATACCTTTCAGGCTTGCCCTCTTGGTCCGCAGGATGGAGAAGACTGCTGCTGCATCGGTAGAGGAGACAATTGCCGCCAGCAGAAATCCTTCCATTATTGAGACGCCGAAGGCAAGGACTGCAATAACTGCCATGAAGATGGCGGTCAGCAATACCCCAATGGTGGAAAGAACCGCTGCATGGGGCAGTACCGGCCGGACCTCGGACCACCGGGTGTCCAGACCGCCTGAAAAGAGGATGAATGTGAGGGCGATGACTCCGACAGCCTGAGCGACCCAGGGATTGTCGAAGTAAATTCCCCCTGGACCCTCTGATCCGGCAAGCATCCCCACGATGAGAAAGATCAGGAGGGCCGGGACTCCAAGCCTCCCGGACACTTTGTTGGCGAGGATACTGACGATGATGAGTACAGCAATAACAAGGAGTATGTACTCTATGGAAGGTTGCATCTGTCGTACCTCAAGTGATGTTATGAAGGATACAGCATCGGGGATTTTGCACCGATCGGAGCCATCGTCCTCGCATAGTATGAATCATTAGATAAGAACCCTAAAAAAGGTGGTTATAAAAACAAAATTAACTGTTCAGGGTCAACTGCCGAACGCCCGAACCAGGGAGGGCTTCTATCCCAACGCCGTGCCGGAATCGGTATTCGATCCGAACATCGAAACAGACGATACGGTGCAGGGGCCCTCCAGGGCCGGGCTGGACTTGGTGGAGCAGAGTGCGTTGACCACCGAATGGGTGGGACGAACGGCTATCCTGGAAGGAGATGTCCTGGAAGCATACGATATCTCGAAATGCGTCCATCTCTCTTCTTTCGGTCCGGGCTCCCATGACACTGGTTTCAGGATGATGCTTGCAGTGGTATCCGTTCGCCTTCCGCAACGAACTTCGAGCTCTCTATCCACGAGTCCTGTTATCACTCCATCCGTCCGCCTTCCACAACGAACTTCGAGCTCCAGCCCATGCTCTTTGCGAAGGTCGAGATGTCACCATATCCGTCCGCCTTCCGCAACGAACTTCGAGCTCCAGCCCATGCTCTTTGCGAAGGTCGAGATGTCACCAGAGAATGACGTGGAGTCCTTGAAGGTCATGGTCATCATAGGATCCCATGGGGACTCTTGTACTTCTAGATCATAACGACCGCCCTCTCTTACGCTGCCCTGGATGAAGGCTGAGACCGATCCCTTGGACGGAATATCGGCGGCGTAGGAACCGACACCGACATTGTTGTAGATCTGGATGCCCGGGTCAGCGGACTTCATGATGAAGCGCTCGCCCATCTGGGTGTTCAGGTTGGCGACCTTGAGGTTCATGGTGCTGCCGGTCTCGACAATGTTGCAGAATGTGGGTGCATACACAGCGCCTCCGAACGGACAGAGCATCAGACCTCCGATTATTCCGTAATCCTCACCAACACCATCGAGCATCATGTAATCGGTAGTGATTATCGAAGATGCGTCAATGCCGAGGTAGGTGATCTGCTTGACGGCCTGGACGTTGTACTGGCCGGTGAGCTTGTTCGAGGTACTCACATCGAGGTCCTTGTCATAGGAGAGGTACCCATACTCAGCGTTCTGGGTATCTTCAGTATATACGGTCTGGTAGAGAACGCCTTCACCGAGTGGCGGGATGGTTGCTAAGTTCTCATCACCACTCATAATAGACATCTGGACACTGGATGCAGCGTTGAAGTTCCCGACCCCAATGACGGTCGTGGACGTCGAGAGTCCCTGAACTTCTCTGACCTGCGGGATCCCTGGATCTGCCATCGCCATGCCGACCACGAGAAGGACCAGGGCAATGACCAAGATTCCGAGTTTCTTCATAACCTGACTTCCGGGTAGTTTAAGCACATAGTCCGAGTGCATCCAGG
It contains:
- a CDS encoding potassium/proton antiporter, with the translated sequence MQPSIEYILLVIAVLIIVSILANKVSGRLGVPALLIFLIVGMLAGSEGPGGIYFDNPWVAQAVGVIALTFILFSGGLDTRWSEVRPVLPHAAVLSTIGVLLTAIFMAVIAVLAFGVSIMEGFLLAAIVSSTDAAAVFSILRTKRASLKGILRPLLELESASNDPMAVFLTIGAITLILNPELSILALVPLFIQQMVVGGISGYVMGKAMVYFINRLKLEFEGLYPVLTLAIVMMTYGITASLGGSGFLAVYIAGLIFGNSMFVHKNSLMRFHEGVAWLMQIAMFLTLGLLVFPSKLVALAGVGMVFSLFLLFVARPAAVFISLSPWKMALRDKVMVSWVGLRGAVPIVLATFPLIAGIPQAEIIFNVVFFIVITSALLHGTSIPFVARRLGVSDPMEYTPRLAMSLGDGCAPGNDLIELIVQPESRPVGKQIVDIGLPSGTLIIMIEKKGNRFVPCGSTVLEEGDHLLILTNPSQSDQVRSMFCSKQSIP